The window TGGGGCGAGTACGTGGCGAAGGTGGCGCTGGTCCCCACCGCCGAGCACCTGCGCGCCCTGACCGGGCAGGCGGTGCGCGTCCTCGGGCCGGGCCGCGCCGACGCCCTGCGCGCCGCCGTCGCCCAGGTCATCCGCGCGTCGGGCGGCACCTGGGACCTGCGCGCGCAACTGTGCACCGACGAGACCCGCATGCCCATCGAGGACGGCTCGGTCCGCTGGGACGAGACCCTCAGTCCCTTCGTGACCGTCGCGCGGCTGCACGTCCCCCCGCAGGACCCCGCGCGGCCCGACAAACTGGTGTTCGCCGACGACCGCCTGAGCTTCAGCCCCTGGCACGCCCACGCCGCGCACCGCCCGCTCGGCAGCGCCATGCGCGCCCGCCGTCACGTCTACGAACAGTCCACGGCGTTCCGGCGCGAACACAACGACGAACCCATGCGCGAACCCCGCACCGCAGGGGACCTGCCCACCCCCTGACCGGTGCGGTCAGCTCTGACCGTCAGGTCTGCTCGTCCGGTCCGTAGCGGTGCTCGGTGGGCAGGGGCGCGCGGTCGTGCGTGGCCTGCGCCACCCGCGCGGCCAGTGGGAAGTCCACGGCGGCGTACCACGCTTCCTCCAGGCCCGCGCCGCCGGGGTCCGGGCGGTACACGCACAGCGCCGGGCCGTAACTGCACGCGCCCAGGCAGCCGCTCTCGGTGAGGCGCAGCGTGCCGCCGCGTTTGTAGTAAGCGAGCGACTGGCGTTCCAGGTGGTTCCAGAGTGCCTTGTGCAGCAGTGCGGAGCCGCGTGACTGGCAGTTGGGTCCCTGGCAGATGAGCAGGTGGCCGTGGGTGGGGAAGTACTTCGGGGGCATGCCTCTCCTTGCGCGGCCCTGTGTGGGCGCCGCTCAATCCTGGGGGATGACCAGCAGGCGGTCTGCGTGCTGCACCACGTTGACGTGCAGCCCGTACGCGGCGTGCAGGTGCGCGGGCGTCAGCACCTCGCGGGGCGTGCCGCTGGCCTGCACCCGCCCGCCATGCAGCAGCACGAGGTGATCGGCACGTGCGGCGAGGTTCAGGTCGTGCAGCACCGCCACGACGCCCAGGCCGCCCGCGACCTCGCAGCGCAGGTAGCGGATGACGTCCAGCGCGTACGCGAGGTCGAGGTGGTTGGTGGGTTCGTCCAGCAGCAGGAAGCGCGGTTCGGCCGCCAGCGCGCGGGCCAGCGCCGCCCGCTGCCGCTCCCCGCCGCTGAGTTCGGACACGCGGCGGTCCTCGAACCGGCGGGTGTCGGTGCGGTCCAGCGCGGCGTCCACGGCGGCCTCATCGGCGGGGGTCCAGGGGGTGCGGGGCAGCAGCCCGAAGCGCCAGTCGCCCGCGCCGCGCCCCAGCGCCACCACGTCCCGCACGCGCGCCCCGTCCGGCAGGCCCTCGCTCTGCGCGAGGTACGCCAGCTGCCGCGACCGCTGCGCGCGACTCCAGGCCCCCAGGGGCCGCCCGGCCAGGGTCACCTCGCCCTGCGTGACGGGGTTCAGGCCCAGCAGGGCGCGCAGCAGCGTGCTCTTGCCCGCACCGTTCGGGCCGATCACGGCGCTGAACACGCCGGGCCGGAAGGTGGCACTCACGCCCCGCACCGCCGGGAACGATCCGGCATGGACGTGGACGTCATGCGCGACCAGGGCGTCCTGGGTGGTCGCCTCCGGCTGCGGTGGCGTCGTGTTCCGCAACAGGTCAGTCATGGCGTTCCTTGCGCAGCAGCCACAGGAAGAACGGGCCGCCCAGCAGGGTGGTCACGATCCCGACCTGCGACAGCGGCGTGGTGCGGGCCAGCAGGTCCGCGCCGACCAGCAGCGCCCCGCCCAGCAGCGCCGAGAGCGGCAGCAGCGTGCGGTGCCCGGGGCCGAACGCGAGGCGGATCATGTGCGGCACGATCAATCCCACGAAGCCGATCACGCCCACGTACGCGACGGCGCCAGCCGTGGCGAGGCTCGCGGCGATCACCGCGATCAGCCGCAGCCGCTCAACCGGGACGCCCAGGCTGCGGGCGGTCAGTTCGCCCAGTTGCAGGGTGTCCAGCGCGCGGGCCAGCAGCAGCAGCGCCCCGCAGCCCAGCCCCACGTAGGGCAGCACGGTCAGCACGTCCCGCCAGCCGCTGAAGCCCAGGTCGCCCAGCGTGTACGCCAGCACCTGCCGCGCCCGGTCCTCGCCACGCAGGATCAGCGCGGTGGTCGCGGCGCTCAGGACGCTGCCCACCACCACGCCCGCCAGGATCAGCCGCGTGGGCGGAAAACGGCGCCCCTCGCGCGCCAGGGACAGCGTGCACGCCACGGCGACCAGCGCGGTCAGCAGCGCCGACACCGGGATCAGCGCGCGGGGCCACCCCGCCACGATGGCGACCGTGGCGCCCAGCGCGCTGCCGCTGGCGACGCCCAGCAGGTACGGGTCGGCCAGCGGGTTGCGGAACACGCCCTGGAACGCGCCGCCGCACACGCTGAGGCTCGCGCCCACCAGCGCCCCCATCACCACGCGCGGCAGGCGGATCTGCCACACGATCACGTCGTTCCCCTCCAGCGCCTGCCGGGTCACGCCGCGCCACAGCGCGCCCAGCACCTCGCCGGGCGGAATCGTCACGCTGCCCAGCCCGGTGCCCAGGACCACGGCGGCCAGCAGCAGCGCCGCGAGCAGCAGCGTGCCCAGGCCCACCCCCAGCCCCCGGCGCGGCGCGGCGACCTGCATTTACTTGAACAGTTCCGGGTGAATCAGTTTCGCCAGGCCCATCAGCGCCTGCCCCAGGCGCGGTCCCGGGCGGCCCAGCATGGTGTTCAGTTCAGCCGGGATGTCCCGGACCTTCCCGGTCTTCAGGGCGCTGATGCCGCTCCAGCCGGGGCGCGCGCCCGCCGTCTTGGCGTCCACGCCGAGGATCAGCTGCGGGTTGGCCTTCACGATGAACTCCGGGTCCACCTTGGGGAAGTCGCCCATGCTGGCGGGGATGATGTTGCGCGCGCCGGCCTTGGTGAGCAGCACGCCCATGAACGAGTTCGGGCCGATCGAGTACGGGGTGGGGTCGATCTCGAAGTACGCGGTGGGTTTGCGCACGGCGTTCTTCGTGAGGATCTCCACGCGCGCGATGTCGCCCTTGATCTTCCCGACGAGGGCCCTGGCCTGCGCCTCGCGGTTCAGGATCTTCCCGAGCAGCGCCGTCTTCGTGAACACCTCGTCGTACGTCTCGGGGTTCACGGCGATCACGGTCACGCCCGCCTGCGTCAGCGGCTCGGCCAGCTTCCCGTACTGACTGACGAGCACCACGTCGGGTTTCAGGGCCACCATCGCCTCGATGTTCGGGTTGTACAGGCCGCCGACCTTGGGCAGTTTCGTCGCCTGCTGCGGGAAGTCGCTGTAGTCGTCCACGCCGACCAGGCGGTCGCACAGGCCAAGGGCGCACACGGTCTCGGTGGTGCTGGGCAGCACGCTGACGATCCGCTTCGGCTCGGCTTTCAGGGTCACCTTGCGGCCCAGGTCGTCGGTGATGGTCAGGGGGTAGGTGGTGGCGCCTGCGGCGCCGCTCAGGGCGGCACTCAGGGTGATCAGGGTCAGGATGCCTTTCATGGGGAACTCCTTGCCCTCCGGCAACGAAACGCGCCGCCCGGGTGGGGGCGGCGGCGGGAAACACAGTGTCCGTGGCAGGCCCCGCGCGGTGGGGGCGCTCACGGCGTGCCCCCAGTCCGCGAGGGGTCAAGCCACGCCCGCCCGGTCCGGGCGGCGCGAACGGCGGGGGTGCTCGGCCTTCCTCAACTGCGCTGAAGTTACCGTTGCGCGACAGGGCCGGACTCTCACCGGACTTCCCCCCGCAGCCGTCACCGGCGAGTATAGCGCCGGCCGCTACAGCTTCTGCCCGACCGGGACGGCCAGCGTGGACAGCACCTCGCCCAGCTCTCCGGTGATGGCCTTGATCCCCCCGCGGGGCGGGATCGGCTCGCCGAAGCGGATGATCCAGCGCTTCCCGTCGCGGCTGACCCCGGCGGGCAGGATAGGCGCGCGGCCCTTCGCAGCGATGAGGGCCACGCCGCCCTGCATTTCATGCCCGCCGCGCGTGCCCTGCGGGAAGATGCCGACCGTCCCGTTCGCTTTCAGGATGCGCAGCGCCGTGCGCACCGCGCCCAGGTCGTTCCCGCTGCGGTCCACCGGGAAGGACCCCCCGGCGCGGATGATGTCCCCGATCACCGGCAGGAACAGTTCCTTCTTCGCCATGAACTGCAGGAACCGCCCCGGCGGCAGCGACCGCGCCACCAGGAACGGGTCTAGGGCGCTGACGTGGTTCGCGGCGACCACCAGGGGCGTGCCGGGCGGCGGGACGTGCTCACGGCCATGCACTTCGAGGTGCATGCCGCTGACGATCACGGGCAGGTACGTGGTGTCCACCACCAGCCGGTACACCCAGGGAATCACGGGCGGGGCGGGCGGCTCGGCCGTGGGGGCTGTGGCGGCTGGCGGGGCCGCAGGCTTCTCGGGGTGAGCAGCTTCACTCATTGCCCGCAGGATACGCCGGCATCCACGAACTGACCTCCGCGTTCTGGCGGGGTGCCGGGGGAACCGTGGCAGATCGCGCGGTCCCGCCGCCCCGAGGGGCGCACCCTGCGGAGCATGAATCTCGCAGTGATCGGAGCGGCTGGTGGTGTGGGCCGCCGCGTGGCCGCGCAGGCCGCCGCCAGCGGGCATCAGGTGCGGGCGCTGGTCCGCACTCCTGAACAGGCCGCGCAACTGGAGGCCCTGGGTACGCAGCCCGTCCTGGGTGACCTGACCGGCAACTGGACGGCCGTGCTGGACGGCGCCGACGCGGTCGTGTGGGCCGCCGGGGCCGGGGCCAGCGGGAACTTTCAGGCCATTGACGGGGACGCCCTGATCGCCGTGACGGACGAACTCGCCCGCCGCGCCGCGATGGGCGGCCCGCGCCGCGTCGTGGTCGTCAGTTCCATGGGCGTGGACCGCCCCGAGCAGATGCCGCCCTTCCTGACGGCCGTGCTACGTGTGAAGGCCATCTCGGACGCGCACGTGCAGGCCAGCGGGCTGGAGTGGACGGTCATCCGCCCCGGCGGCCTGACCGACGCCCCCGGCACCAGCAGGGTCAGCGCCGGGATGCCCGCCCCGCGCGGCATGATCGCCCGTGACGACGTGGCGGCCGTGGTCCTCGCCTGCCTCAACGAGCCGCGCAGCGTGCGCCGCACTTTCGAGGTGGTCGCCGGGGACACCCCGGTCGCGCAGGTGGTCGCCGCGCTGTAAGTAAACAGTGGGGAGTGGGCTGGAGGTCAACCCCGCTCCGCTCCCCACTCACTCGCTACTCCTCATCGTCTGTGTCGGTCTTGTCTGTGTCGATCTCGTCTGCGTCCGTCTCGCCTGTGTCACCATCGTCGGCCCAGTCGCCGGCCAGCACGGCGCGCACGGCCTCGATCCGCTCGCGGCACCGGGCGTATGCGGCGCGGGCGTCCTCCAGCAAGGGCAGCACGCGGTCCAGGTCGGCCTCGCCGGACTCGAGTTCGGCGGCGATGCGGCTCAGCCGGGCGTACGCCTCCCGGTACGAGGTGGGCTGAGGCTCAGTCATGCTGGCCATGCTACCGCTACGCTGCGCGCATGACGCCCCCCGACATGACGCCCCGAGAGGCACCGCCTCAGGACGTGACGCACTTCGACCTGACGGCGCTGCCCGGCGCGGCGCGCTACAAGCTGCTCACGGCGACCGTCACACCCCGCCCCATCGCGTGGGTGAGCACCCTGGGCGCGGACGGGCACGTGAACCTCGCGCCGTACTCGTTCTTCGGCCTGATGGGCAGCGACCCGCCCGTCGTGGCGTTCGCGCCCGGCGACCGCGCGGACGGCACGCCGAAGGACACGGCGCTGAACATCGGTGCGGGCGGCGAGTTCACCGTGAACATGGTCAGCGAGGCGCTGGCCGTCACCATGAACGCCACCGCCACGGACTTCCCGCACGGCCACGCGGAACCGGACGCGCTGGGCATCCCGCTCGCGCCGGGCGTGAAGGTCGCGGTGCCGCGCGTGGCCGCCGCGCCCGCCGCGCTGGAATGCCGCGAGGTGCAGACGGTCCTGATCGGCCGCACCCGCATCATCCTGGGCGAGGTGCTGGGCCTGACCCTGCGCGCAG of the Deinococcus sedimenti genome contains:
- a CDS encoding (2Fe-2S) ferredoxin domain-containing protein, which translates into the protein MPPKYFPTHGHLLICQGPNCQSRGSALLHKALWNHLERQSLAYYKRGGTLRLTESGCLGACSYGPALCVYRPDPGGAGLEEAWYAAVDFPLAARVAQATHDRAPLPTEHRYGPDEQT
- the xseB gene encoding exodeoxyribonuclease VII small subunit, whose protein sequence is MTEPQPTSYREAYARLSRIAAELESGEADLDRVLPLLEDARAAYARCRERIEAVRAVLAGDWADDGDTGETDADEIDTDKTDTDDEE
- a CDS encoding ABC transporter substrate-binding protein, coding for MKGILTLITLSAALSGAAGATTYPLTITDDLGRKVTLKAEPKRIVSVLPSTTETVCALGLCDRLVGVDDYSDFPQQATKLPKVGGLYNPNIEAMVALKPDVVLVSQYGKLAEPLTQAGVTVIAVNPETYDEVFTKTALLGKILNREAQARALVGKIKGDIARVEILTKNAVRKPTAYFEIDPTPYSIGPNSFMGVLLTKAGARNIIPASMGDFPKVDPEFIVKANPQLILGVDAKTAGARPGWSGISALKTGKVRDIPAELNTMLGRPGPRLGQALMGLAKLIHPELFK
- a CDS encoding SDR family oxidoreductase, producing MNLAVIGAAGGVGRRVAAQAAASGHQVRALVRTPEQAAQLEALGTQPVLGDLTGNWTAVLDGADAVVWAAGAGASGNFQAIDGDALIAVTDELARRAAMGGPRRVVVVSSMGVDRPEQMPPFLTAVLRVKAISDAHVQASGLEWTVIRPGGLTDAPGTSRVSAGMPAPRGMIARDDVAAVVLACLNEPRSVRRTFEVVAGDTPVAQVVAAL
- a CDS encoding FecCD family ABC transporter permease, whose amino-acid sequence is MQVAAPRRGLGVGLGTLLLAALLLAAVVLGTGLGSVTIPPGEVLGALWRGVTRQALEGNDVIVWQIRLPRVVMGALVGASLSVCGGAFQGVFRNPLADPYLLGVASGSALGATVAIVAGWPRALIPVSALLTALVAVACTLSLAREGRRFPPTRLILAGVVVGSVLSAATTALILRGEDRARQVLAYTLGDLGFSGWRDVLTVLPYVGLGCGALLLLARALDTLQLGELTARSLGVPVERLRLIAVIAASLATAGAVAYVGVIGFVGLIVPHMIRLAFGPGHRTLLPLSALLGGALLVGADLLARTTPLSQVGIVTTLLGGPFFLWLLRKERHD
- a CDS encoding lysophospholipid acyltransferase family protein, which translates into the protein MSEAAHPEKPAAPPAATAPTAEPPAPPVIPWVYRLVVDTTYLPVIVSGMHLEVHGREHVPPPGTPLVVAANHVSALDPFLVARSLPPGRFLQFMAKKELFLPVIGDIIRAGGSFPVDRSGNDLGAVRTALRILKANGTVGIFPQGTRGGHEMQGGVALIAAKGRAPILPAGVSRDGKRWIIRFGEPIPPRGGIKAITGELGEVLSTLAVPVGQKL
- a CDS encoding flavin reductase family protein — encoded protein: MTPPDMTPREAPPQDVTHFDLTALPGAARYKLLTATVTPRPIAWVSTLGADGHVNLAPYSFFGLMGSDPPVVAFAPGDRADGTPKDTALNIGAGGEFTVNMVSEALAVTMNATATDFPHGHAEPDALGIPLAPGVKVAVPRVAAAPAALECREVQTVLIGRTRIILGEVLGLTLRAAAVQDAQRHHVDTGALDLIGRMGGRGTYARTRDTFVIDRIPFEEWQKEQ